Part of the Tenebrio molitor chromosome 4, icTenMoli1.1, whole genome shotgun sequence genome, TCCAAACCTGGAAAAacgaattttaaaatgatgtttcctatattttttacattttttacccAGAATGAATTAAAATTGGAACAACACTGTTTTCAGTAATCCGTCTTATATGTTTCACCGCTGGTACCACTCCGTTCGGGTAGAATGGCGTTTCAGTATCAGAATCCCATCTGAGGTGGAGATGTTTGATTCTTCTACAGTGCTGCATgtagtatatttcaaaaattcggATATCATGGTACTCGTAATTttcttgtttaattaatttaatcgtCATCTCTCCACATTCAAATAAAGTGTTCAACTTTTGCGGCCAGTACTCGGCACACATTCTCTGAAGAGAACGAAATTACATTTCTGCCAAATTAACTAACTGGAAAACAAACCTCTTTATTTTCTATAAAATTCGTTGCCATTACAATGGTTTCTATTTCTTCTTGCCAAATTAATCTCCAAAAATCTGTGATGGTATAAAATTTCGGCCCTTGACAAGTTATGTAAGTTTTTGGACGGTCATACCCCTACAAGTAGcgcattatatttttttttctattctgCACCTTTAACACAGTATGAgttgtattacactcgttttataagccattttgttgcacttgtttgctttataaCAAAActcgtgcgacaaaatggtataataaattactatttttacTACTGTTGCCATGTCAAACTTTCCGTTCGTAGAAAATGTACTTCTTGGTGCACTCGTTacaccaattattattatttagatTCTTACATTAATATAGGTGGCGTTTATGTAATCATCTGTACCCATCCCTTCTAGTGGTCGGAGAATGACCCTAGTGGAATCATCTGAAAATGTATTATGTGGTTAGGTAattcatttataaaatttatacaCTACATGGAATGTACGTCTTATCCTTATtcttattgacatttttacttTCCAGACCGACTGCATACGATTTGGTTGATGTTTCTTGAAAAGACTTTATAAAAGTGAAtaacattaataattttatgttggTTCACCACTTACGCAAAACTGATTTTCGATATTCCTACTTGACaccattgttttttttaagtaactCTCTAAATACTCTATTTTAATATTGGCAACAATTGTCTGACTCTCTTTGCCAGGAACTGGCATTAGCATTATGTTTTCCATCCTATCCATTTTgttgtcattattatttttctggcGACATCTTTTGAAATAGTATAATGTACCCACTAATGTAAGCAACAGACCCAATGTTACAACTAATACCACTATTACAATTAGTGCGGTATTATCTGTTAAATCGCCTTCGACTTTACGAAGGGTATTGTTACTTTTATCTGTGACAGTTGTATTACTTCCAGATTCCGTCCTTAAAGTTGTGTTTATGATTCCATTTTCTGTGATTAACTTTATCGGATTCACAGTTATTTCAGGAGTGAAATCTCTGGGCTTGTGCGTATTTTCTGTTGCAACCGTCGTTTCATGATTTGTGGAAGGAGTAATTACGtcacttgtaaaaaaattaaatttgtcctttactaaatttgtagtttttttctgttgcgtttttGGGACTCCTGAAAACCTAAAAGATTCAACTGAAGTGTTATCTATTAGCTCAATTTTGTCTGTGAAATTGCACCAAAGCTTTATTGTGCAATCAGAGGTAgtcacattttcaatttttgtgttaGTTTCATTAGTTACTTTCATATTAGTAATGCTCGTATTTTGCCAGGTACActgaaatgtaaaatgtatttgtaaTCGCGacagtttgacatttcttaGATACTTTTCTTATTTACTCTAATTGCAAATCCACACTTTTAACTTACCATATattcaattatgtaattaacGGGGGTGTTTTTTTCAATACTTTGCCATTCTAATGATATGGCACCGAAATTATCACGATCTGCGCGaagattttctaaaataaacacATATTTAATAAGAATATCGTTtataacaaaacttgaatgttGCTTTTAATGTGATATGAATGTATCTAATACATAAATGATATACTGCGTGTCCGGGAGAAAAGTGCCGTTAATTTATGTCTGGTATCTTTCAAAGTGGAGGcaggaaagaagaaaaagaggTTTGACAATAATGTTGTTACAAATTTGTTACGAAAAAAATCTCCTTCGCAATTCGAATGTTTTTTAAGTTTAGATTCAagtgaaatgaaatttgactctacactgagaaacaaaaaattaaactcaCTTTTATACGTTTTTAACTCCTTTATATTCTCCACAGAAGACTGATTTTGCACTGTTAATATCACTCTTACGTTATAAGCATGTGTTTCCGTCGACAAATTATGAATTGTATACGTCTGATGACTTTGCGTCAATAAACTAAAAGAAGCTACTAATGGAGCCGAATAATTTCTATACACACTTTCATTAACCTAAAATTATCGAAGAATGTGAaagaaattcaaatatttattttttgattgtgCGCACTTCTTTATATTGAACTTGCCAAAATTCCGGCATCGTTTCGTTAACTCCGTAGTCCAAATCTACAATTATTTCTACTGACTCCTCGGTTATCGACTTAAGTGAAGGGGGATTCACCAAAACAGGTAACTTTTCTGAAATTAAGTCCGTTAGAATTAGATACTCCTAAAGCTAtattatttcaaataattacTTGAACAACCGTTTCCGAAAAATGGTTGTCTGCATTTTGTACAACCATATACAATGTCACAATTTCCACATGTATACATGTCACAAGTTAGGCTGCAATTTAATCCCCAGTAACCATTCTTACAAGCtggaaataataattaaaatgtttatatgTCTCTTCGCCACCCTTACTGACTTTCTGCACAATATGTTCCCCTATGTCCCCAGGCACAGGAACAActttcattttccaaacaaatttTATGCTTTTCACATTTAGAATACAATTTTCCTAGTAACTCCTCACAACTTAAGTTGCAATTTTTTCCTAGATATCCAGGTCTATCGCAAACATTTTCATTGTTCTTACCTTCGTCTTGTGCATTCAAGTTTTTGCATATGTGATGACCTTTACTGTTAGACTGTAGAGGTGCCGAGAAAGTTtctgaaaattattgaaaaatcaaGTTGTCTGCAATGGTATTTTCTAAGACTGTTACTTATATTTCCTTTGCAAAAATGTATGGCGTCGATAGCCCAATATCCTGTTGTTCGACTACCTAAACATCTTCTAAAAAAGGAAAGTTTTCCTTGTCCAGAAAAATTACTTCtaattatgacatttttcCATAGTTTTAAACCTTCACTGTCGTTAAATCCATCCACAATTTTAgacgaattatttttttcattcacaTTCAGAATTATTTCCAAGGAACAATTCTTGTCCACGGCGACAAACATAGAAAGGCAgtagttttttgaaaaaggtagattCCAGTAATTGTAGTTTGAGCTAATTTTATCagagtataaaaatttatctGTAAGaagatttcaaattattttgcaatATTATAATAGATAAGAAATATCAgaatgtttacattttttatacttaCATACTTTCCTTTCATATTACAggtttattataaatgatttatAACATCCTAGTTGGCTGAGCGATTAATTTTAGGTGTACCGCTTTACATAAATACCTACTTGACTACCTGACAGTTTACAAATTTCCGGCTGTAAAAGCTATCGCCAGACTGCGATACTAGTCTGTCTCATGTTATGAGTTTTCtacgccaactacgatgttataattagtaataataactCTGTTGAAAAATCTAGAGAGAGATGAGGAAAACTTGCTTGAACTAACTAAACTAAGTTTAATGCTTTAATAACTAAAGTTAATGCAATCAATTTGTAGTAATTAAAAGTAATTAAGTACATAGTTCAACAAagacaaaattacaaaaatcagATAACGATTAATAATTGACGAGATACCACAACTATTTTTATGTATACACTATCGGACAAAAGTAGAGCAACAAAATTGATGTTTCAATTGtaactaaaaaaaagttttagaatttggtgatttttttaactaattttaatgaattacCACCTCTTACGTTGAGTAATGCATCAGAcaaaaattgtacaatttCTGCATAGTTTGGcttcaaaaatgttaatattaaaaattaatgaaaaaaccaTTGCGACAAAAGTAGAGCAACACTTCTATACAAAACGATTTTATTTAACTTATcgaaaacaacaattaaaaagaacattaaaaaataacaattatctATAGTACTACTCTAATAATTAATGGAATATTGGCATTGaggaaatcaaattttgaatggtaTTGTCTGGAAGGTTTGCCCAaacttcattaattttttcaagcaATGCCTGTGTATTTGGAAACCGAGTTGTGCGAATTCGACGTTCTACCTCGTCCCATAAGTTTTCGATCGGGTTGAGATCTGGAGACTGTGCTGGCCACTGCAAAATCTCAACATTGTTATTCTGAAACCATTCCTGAACAAGTCGCGCCGTGTGTTTAGGGTCGTTATCATGTTGAAACACGAAACGCAAAGGCATTTCCCATTCTGCATATGGTAGCATTACATTTTGCAGAATGTCCCGATAAACAAATCTGTCCATGATTCCCTCAATACGGTGCAAAGGACCTACTCCATTCCACGAAAAACAGCCCCATAAGAAAACACTCCCCCCTCCATGTTTAATTGTAGGCGTAACGTACTTAGGATTGAATCTGGTGTTAACTGGTCGTCTTACACGTTTCATTCCGTCAgaattgtacattttataGCGAGTTTCATCGCTAAAAAAGACTTTTTTCCAATCGTGTATGGTCCAGTTAATATGCTCTCGTGCAAATGCAAGTCTAGGTAATCTGTTTCTTCTAGAAACAAGGGGCTTTTTCGCTGGACGTCGACTAAACAATTTTGCTTGTACTAATCTTCGTTGAATTGTTCTTGGACTAACCAGAATTTCCGGAATTTCTGCAATAATTCGTGGTGCAGATAACCATGGATCATTTTGAGACATTCTTTTAATCCGTCTATCCattaaaatagtagtttttcTGGGTCTTCCtgattttggaattttgtcTAAGTGTCCTCGTCTGTTGTacgtagaaattatttttgacacgctGTATTTCGGCAAAAGAAACTGTTTCGAAATAGCAGactgtttctttttttctaaatGGGCATTTATTACCATCTGCTTTAATTCTTTGCAGATAGGGATGCCTCGTGGCATGACTAAAATTATGTGGAAATaactaacaataataaattggaATATTTTAGTTCTTACTTCAAGgaaagacttttattttacgaaaaattcaaagtgttGCTTTACTTTTGTCGCATAAACGGCGTGCACTTtcgacgataaaatttcttaaattgcTTTATGTTAATATTATAAACGATTAGTTGTCACAGGCGACAACCGCCTACTTGGgattaaaaaagtaattagaatttgtttgtatttctgccatttaaatataaaatattgaattttttccttttcttttttgaagttGCTTTACTTTTGTCCGATAGTGTAAATACTTagtgaaataaatgaaaataaaaaaagaaagcttTCAAAGAAATGATCATAACTTGATGAAAATATTGTAaaccaattttaaaacatcTGGTCTCGAATCCTGCTTCTACCTTGTAAATTGTATAAGTTTTTATGTATGCTTTTAATTATTGCGATggacaaaattataaaaaaatttcaacctcaactaaaaaattttaccattccagaaaatttgataattacTTACAGTCATGTAACTTTAAATTCTTGTC contains:
- the LOC138128532 gene encoding uncharacterized protein isoform X2, giving the protein MFFWVTLYCVLLKNIILSEVITLIKNQKITCVTSQDSVVYITPLMNIAHPLIEISEEIDDWMKTDSTNASFGPVIDQRWEGFPITTFKGLVIQNKIRCFSIYSNSGYLNLTLVSEDIKNRQPVFFNKIASRGNFYQWFHYAIVAKNNGFTIFSNNSVFLHRIKLNFNPESVIINDKNLKLHDYKFLYSDKISSNYNYWNLPFSKNYCLSMFVAVDKNCSLEIILNVNEKNNSSKIVDGFNDSEGLKLWKNVIIRSNFSGQGKLSFFRRCLGSRTTGYWAIDAIHFCKGNIKTFSAPLQSNSKGHHICKNLNAQDEGKNNENVCDRPGYLGKNCNLSCEELLGKLYSKCEKHKICLENESCSCAWGHRGTYCAETCKNGYWGLNCSLTCDMYTCGNCDIVYGCTKCRQPFFGNGCSKKLPVLVNPPSLKSITEESVEIIVDLDYGVNETMPEFWQVQYKEVNESVYRNYSAPLVASFSLLTQSHQTYTIHNLSTETHAYNVRVILTVQNQSSVENIKELKTYKKNLRADRDNFGAISLEWQSIEKNTPVNYIIEYMCTWQNTSITNMKVTNETNTKIENVTTSDCTIKLWCNFTDKIELIDNTSVESFRFSGVPKTQQKKTTNLVKDKFNFFTSDVITPSTNHETTVATENTHKPRDFTPEITVNPIKLITENGIINTTLRTESGSNTTVTDKSNNTLRKVEGDLTDNTALIVIVVLVVTLGLLLTLVGTLYYFKRCRQKNNNDNKMDRMENIMLMPVPGKESQTIVANIKIEYLESYLKKTMVSSRNIENQFCSFQETSTKSYAVGLESKNVNKNKDKTYIPYDSTRVILRPLEGMGTDDYINATYINGYDRPKTYITCQGPKFYTITDFWRLIWQEEIETIVMATNFIENKERMCAEYWPQKLNTLFECGEMTIKLIKQENYEYHDIRIFEIYYMQHCRRIKHLHLRWDFYALMRNMREQRPYMVNRMEHYLLTHLIVLECLMELETPFKKSLADNFDSNVIKQQLSYVKRFNWHDRIVKSWSPEPPPPNNKLLSPTYVDGYKRSKKYLIIQQPQREMASRFWNVVVANKISHILFLNKLRDKQFLWPRSWDTSSKAIRVRYLREVETGYGIITRLRLQASKKETGAILYENVIYVCEFSDWNERRQLPNSNNNFFQIIDEFKNFARQWAPLIVCSDGVSACGLFVVLSYILEKYENELEIDVCNGIRVARRSGKKFVNNSKQLAFIYSFVGDYFRNIEGYDHIEE
- the LOC138128532 gene encoding receptor-type tyrosine-protein phosphatase alpha-like isoform X1; translation: MFFWVTLYCVLLKNIILSEVITLIKNQKITCVTSQDSVVYITPLMNIAHPLIEISEEIDDWMKTDSTNASFGPVIDQRWEGFPITTFKGLVIQNKIRCFSIYSNSGYLNLTLVSEDIKNRQPVFFNKIASRGNFYQWFHYAIVAKNNGFTIFSNNSVFLHRIKLNFNPESVIINDKNLKLHDYKFLYSDKISSNYNYWNLPFSKNYCLSMFVAVDKNCSLEIILNVNEKNNSSKIVDGFNDSEGLKLWKNVIIRSNFSGQGKLSFFRRCLGSRTTGYWAIDAIHFCKGNIKTFSAPLQSNSKGHHICKNLNAQDEGKNNENVCDRPGYLGKNCNLSCEELLGKLYSKCEKHKICLENESCSCAWGHRGTYCAETCKNGYWGLNCSLTCDMYTCGNCDIVYGCTKCRQPFFGNGCSKKLPVLVNPPSLKSITEESVEIIVDLDYGVNETMPEFWQVQYKEVNESVYRNYSAPLVASFSLLTQSHQTYTIHNLSTETHAYNVRVILTVQNQSSVENIKELKTYKKNLRADRDNFGAISLEWQSIEKNTPVNYIIEYMCTWQNTSITNMKVTNETNTKIENVTTSDCTIKLWCNFTDKIELIDNTSVESFRFSGVPKTQQKKTTNLVKDKFNFFTSDVITPSTNHETTVATENTHKPRDFTPEITVNPIKLITENGIINTTLRTESGSNTTVTDKSNNTLRKVEGDLTDNTALIVIVVLVVTLGLLLTLVGTLYYFKRCRQKNNNDNKMDRMENIMLMPVPGKESQTIVANIKIEYLESYLKKTMVSSRNIENQFCSFQETSTKSYAVGLESKNVNKNKDKTYIPYDSTRVILRPLEGMGTDDYINATYINGYDRPKTYITCQGPKFYTITDFWRLIWQEEIETIVMATNFIENKERMCAEYWPQKLNTLFECGEMTIKLIKQENYEYHDIRIFEIYYMQHCRRIKHLHLRWDSDTETPFYPNGVVPAVKHIRRITENSVVPILIHSGFGVNRTGTLILCDLALAMASAENEVNFYALMRNMREQRPYMVNRMEHYLLTHLIVLECLMELETPFKKSLADNFDSNVIKQQLSYVKRFNWHDRIVKSWSPEPPPPNNKLLSPTYVDGYKRSKKYLIIQQPQREMASRFWNVVVANKISHILFLNKLRDKQFLWPRSWDTSSKAIRVRYLREVETGYGIITRLRLQASKKETGAILYENVIYVCEFSDWNERRQLPNSNNNFFQIIDEFKNFARQWAPLIVCSDGVSACGLFVVLSYILEKYENELEIDVCNGIRVARRSGKKFVNNSKQLAFIYSFVGDYFRNIEGYDHIEE